From the genome of Methylocystis bryophila, one region includes:
- the amoA gene encoding bacterial ammonia monooxygenase, subunit AmoA produces the protein MTATDLESAVQPYAGEKARLSRAYDYLILVLAFFLFVGAFHLHVALTVGDWDFWLDWKDRQWWPLITPLMMITFPAAVQAVLWPNFRLPLGATLCISCLLIGTWITRVFAYHLWNYFPINEVLPATMLPSALVLDAVLMLSNSLTITSIFGGMAFALLFYPSNWPIFAMFHVPVEYGGAQLTVADLFGFQYVRAGTPEYLRLIERGTLRTYGQYATPLSAFCAALLCTLMYPLWWWLGKAFATTKYVKNI, from the coding sequence ATGACTGCGACAGACTTGGAATCCGCCGTTCAACCCTATGCGGGCGAAAAAGCGCGCCTGAGCCGGGCCTATGATTATCTCATCCTCGTCCTGGCGTTCTTTCTCTTCGTCGGAGCCTTTCATCTCCATGTCGCGCTCACGGTGGGCGACTGGGATTTTTGGTTGGATTGGAAAGACCGCCAATGGTGGCCACTCATCACACCGCTGATGATGATCACCTTCCCTGCAGCGGTTCAAGCGGTGCTCTGGCCAAACTTCCGCTTGCCGCTTGGCGCGACGCTCTGCATCTCTTGCTTGTTGATCGGAACCTGGATCACGCGGGTCTTCGCCTACCATCTGTGGAATTACTTCCCCATAAACGAGGTTCTTCCCGCAACGATGTTGCCGAGCGCCTTGGTGCTCGACGCAGTCCTCATGCTGAGCAACAGTCTGACCATCACCAGCATTTTCGGCGGCATGGCCTTCGCCTTGCTCTTCTATCCGAGCAACTGGCCCATTTTTGCGATGTTTCACGTTCCGGTCGAGTACGGCGGCGCGCAGCTGACGGTCGCCGATCTCTTCGGCTTCCAATACGTGAGAGCCGGGACGCCGGAGTATCTTCGTTTGATCGAGAGGGGCACGTTACGCACTTACGGCCAATACGCAACGCCTCTGTCGGCCTTTTGCGCGGCTCTTCTCTGCACGCTGATGTACCCGCTGTGGTGGTGGCTTGGCAAAGCTTTCGCCACCACGAAATACGTCAAAAATATCTAA
- a CDS encoding YdcF family protein codes for MQAQRRRFWLGAASHGFCALAFLTALLTAGFIGFAASLAREEHPLELDAEGVVVLTGGSDRVLQATELLARGQAQRLLITGVNPMTHGAAIERLLPISRQLFNCCVDLGYQAQDTEGNARETRDWMQRRGLVGPLIIVTSNYHMPRALLELQSALPGVELYPYPVVGEHVRVESYFEDQRVLRLLLREYLKYLRALARTRWETISARPV; via the coding sequence TTGCAAGCGCAGCGACGCCGTTTCTGGCTTGGCGCGGCCTCGCACGGCTTTTGCGCGCTCGCCTTTCTGACGGCCTTGCTCACTGCAGGCTTTATTGGCTTTGCCGCCTCGTTGGCGCGCGAAGAGCATCCGTTGGAGCTCGACGCCGAAGGCGTCGTGGTGCTGACGGGAGGCTCTGATCGGGTGCTGCAGGCCACCGAATTGCTGGCGCGGGGCCAGGCCCAACGACTCTTGATCACGGGCGTCAATCCGATGACGCACGGCGCCGCGATCGAACGGCTTCTTCCGATCTCGCGCCAGCTGTTCAATTGCTGCGTCGATCTCGGCTATCAGGCGCAGGACACCGAGGGCAACGCCCGCGAAACCCGGGATTGGATGCAGCGACGCGGGCTTGTCGGCCCGCTCATCATCGTAACCTCGAACTATCACATGCCGAGGGCGCTTCTCGAGCTTCAGTCGGCCCTGCCAGGCGTTGAGCTTTACCCCTACCCTGTCGTGGGCGAGCATGTCCGCGTCGAATCTTATTTCGAAGACCAGCGCGTCCTGCGCCTGCTGCTGCGCGAATATCTAAAATATCTGCGCGCTTTGGCCCGCACGAGATGGGAAACCATTTCGGCGCGACCTGTCTAG
- a CDS encoding major royal jelly family protein gives MQKLSLLTLLGLLMASGAFGETTGNFSILGKLQQGPGNVTATPTGRIIMSQHQFYAPKASVVEWRPDGSITPFPNAALNDRSHPSGLTLDSVLGVRTDGAGVVWMLDNGMRSGVTPKLVGWDTRSDKLHRVIYLPEPIAPKNAFVNDFTVDSRHNRIFIVDPAGGANAAIIVVDLATGAARRVLEGHPSVTPEKIDLFIDGRPIETKDAEGRVTRPRIGVNPVTEDLEDEWVYFGPMHSTSLYRLKAADLADESLDQKALAAKVERYSAKPICDGVTIDRAGNIYLGDLAENAIGVIKPDGNYLRLAQSPELAWVDSLAFGPGGKLYAVVNQLHRSAALNGGADLSKPPYLLIEVKALAEGMPGR, from the coding sequence TTGCAAAAACTATCGCTTCTCACCCTCCTTGGTTTGCTCATGGCGAGCGGCGCCTTCGGGGAAACAACCGGGAATTTCTCGATCCTCGGCAAGCTTCAACAAGGCCCAGGGAACGTCACGGCGACGCCGACTGGCAGAATTATCATGAGCCAGCATCAGTTCTACGCCCCGAAGGCGTCGGTGGTGGAGTGGCGTCCGGATGGCTCCATCACGCCCTTCCCAAATGCGGCGCTGAACGACAGGAGTCACCCTTCCGGTTTGACCCTCGACTCGGTGCTCGGCGTTCGCACCGATGGAGCGGGCGTTGTCTGGATGCTCGACAACGGCATGCGAAGCGGCGTCACGCCCAAGCTCGTCGGCTGGGATACACGGAGCGACAAGCTCCACCGAGTGATTTACCTGCCCGAACCCATCGCGCCGAAGAACGCCTTCGTCAACGACTTCACCGTGGATAGCCGGCACAATCGGATATTCATCGTCGATCCCGCCGGCGGCGCGAATGCGGCGATCATTGTCGTCGATTTGGCGACAGGCGCCGCTCGACGGGTGCTGGAGGGACATCCGAGCGTCACGCCCGAGAAGATCGATCTCTTCATCGACGGACGACCCATCGAGACCAAGGATGCGGAGGGTCGCGTTACGCGGCCAAGAATTGGAGTGAACCCCGTCACCGAGGATTTGGAAGATGAATGGGTCTATTTCGGCCCCATGCATTCGACCTCTCTCTATCGCCTCAAGGCTGCCGATCTTGCAGACGAAAGCCTTGACCAAAAAGCCTTGGCCGCCAAAGTTGAGCGGTACAGCGCCAAGCCGATATGCGACGGCGTCACCATCGACCGGGCGGGGAACATCTACCTTGGCGACCTCGCGGAAAATGCGATCGGCGTGATCAAGCCGGACGGAAACTATTTGCGGCTAGCGCAAAGCCCGGAGCTCGCATGGGTGGATTCTTTGGCCTTTGGCCCTGGCGGCAAATTATACGCCGTGGTGAACCAACTCCATCGCTCGGCTGCGCTGAACGGCGGCGCGGATCTTTCAAAGCCGCCCTATCTTCTGATTGAGGTCAAGGCGTTGGCGGAAGGCATGCCGGGCCGATGA
- a CDS encoding YggT family protein → MQYAVIKLLLTVIDIYWWVVVASFIVSWLVAFDVINTRSSTVYSIRRALAAMTEPVYEPIRRVIPTFGGLDFSPMIVLLALQFLSDIIAHSASYGALG, encoded by the coding sequence ATGCAATACGCCGTGATCAAGCTGCTTTTGACGGTCATCGACATCTACTGGTGGGTTGTCGTCGCCTCCTTCATCGTTTCCTGGCTCGTGGCCTTTGACGTGATCAACACGCGTTCGAGCACGGTCTATTCGATTCGCCGGGCGCTCGCGGCCATGACCGAGCCTGTCTACGAACCCATCCGCCGTGTCATTCCGACCTTCGGCGGGCTGGACTTCTCCCCGATGATCGTCCTGCTCGCCCTGCAATTCTTGAGCGATATCATCGCCCATAGCGCCAGCTACGGCGCGCTTGGCTGA
- a CDS encoding cell division protein FtsX, translating into MSEGPLETMLAAPEAKTAEEPPPPQKPLAPTDSVAGRSLVIVIAITTFLAALAAGAALLVADASADWRKELAREITVQVKPVEGRDLEADVQAVTRTVLTASGVRDARPYTKEESEALLAPWLGEGLNLAELPTPRMVVVKIDPSRPPDLAKLRASLAQATPAAVLDDHRVWLERLSRMAGTVVALAALVFVLIVAAMAVAVASATRAAVATNREIVEVLHLVGADDAFIASEFQRRFLALGLRGAAIGGGAATLFFLVARIVARRIVATPSGEQVAAMFGEAALDARGFAAILLLAAAAALATGLLSRLIVLGRLRELE; encoded by the coding sequence ATGAGTGAAGGCCCCCTCGAGACGATGCTCGCCGCGCCGGAAGCAAAGACGGCGGAGGAGCCGCCGCCGCCGCAAAAGCCATTGGCGCCAACCGATTCGGTTGCGGGACGTTCGCTTGTGATCGTCATCGCGATCACGACGTTCCTTGCCGCGCTGGCGGCGGGCGCAGCGCTGCTCGTCGCCGACGCCAGCGCCGATTGGCGCAAGGAGCTGGCGCGCGAGATCACCGTGCAGGTGAAGCCGGTCGAGGGGCGAGACCTTGAGGCCGACGTCCAGGCGGTGACGCGGACCGTCCTGACGGCGAGCGGCGTGCGCGACGCGCGTCCTTATACGAAAGAAGAGTCGGAAGCCCTGCTCGCGCCCTGGCTCGGAGAGGGACTGAATCTCGCCGAGCTGCCGACGCCGCGCATGGTCGTCGTCAAGATCGACCCGAGCCGTCCGCCCGATCTCGCAAAGCTGCGCGCCAGTCTCGCCCAGGCGACGCCCGCCGCCGTGCTCGACGACCACCGGGTCTGGCTCGAGCGGCTGTCGCGCATGGCGGGCACGGTCGTGGCGCTCGCCGCGCTTGTTTTCGTCCTCATCGTCGCGGCGATGGCCGTGGCCGTCGCCTCGGCGACGCGCGCGGCTGTCGCCACCAATCGAGAGATCGTCGAGGTCCTGCATCTCGTCGGGGCCGACGACGCCTTCATCGCCAGCGAATTTCAGCGCCGCTTCCTCGCGCTCGGGTTGCGCGGCGCGGCGATCGGCGGCGGCGCCGCGACGCTGTTCTTTCTCGTCGCGCGTATTGTGGCGCGGAGAATCGTGGCGACGCCGAGCGGCGAGCAGGTCGCGGCCATGTTCGGCGAGGCGGCGCTCGACGCCCGCGGTTTTGCCGCGATCCTACTGCTTGCGGCCGCGGCGGCTCTCGCGACGGGCCTCTTGTCTCGCCTCATCGTGCTCGGACGGCTGCGCGAGCTGGAGTGA
- a CDS encoding MaoC family dehydratase, which translates to MTAQKSNIGNFFEDFSLGQIIRHATPRSVTVGDVSFYTALYLPRFAVQSSSAFAKAIGYKEAPIDDALVFHLVLGKTVPDISLNALANLGYADLKFLAPVYAGDTLTATSEVIGLKENSNKETGVVYVRSTGRNQHGDVVLDYARWVMVKKRDKSASVGAEVVPSLPKSVEPKDLGKAVPKIDVAAYDRALAGSPFLWDDYEKGEKIDHIDGMTVEEAEHQLATRLYQNNSKVHFNQFYESQGRFGKRIIYGGHVISMARAISFNGLANAFHISAINGGKHVNPLFSGGTIFAWSEVLDKAEIPGRDDIGALRLRLVAARDRPCADFPLTGPDGKPDPSVLLDLDYWAVMPR; encoded by the coding sequence ATGACCGCGCAAAAATCGAACATCGGAAATTTCTTCGAGGATTTCTCGCTCGGTCAGATCATCCGCCACGCGACGCCGCGCAGCGTCACAGTGGGCGACGTTTCGTTTTACACGGCGCTTTATCTGCCGCGCTTCGCCGTGCAGTCCTCCTCGGCTTTCGCCAAGGCGATCGGCTATAAGGAGGCCCCGATCGACGACGCGCTCGTCTTCCATCTCGTGCTCGGCAAGACCGTGCCCGACATTTCGCTCAACGCGCTCGCTAATCTCGGCTATGCAGATCTCAAATTTCTTGCGCCAGTCTATGCCGGCGACACATTGACCGCGACCTCCGAGGTGATCGGTCTGAAGGAAAACTCCAACAAGGAGACAGGCGTCGTCTATGTGCGCTCCACAGGGCGCAATCAGCATGGCGACGTCGTGCTCGATTACGCCCGCTGGGTGATGGTGAAGAAGCGCGACAAAAGCGCGTCGGTGGGAGCCGAAGTCGTCCCCAGCTTGCCGAAATCGGTTGAGCCCAAGGATCTCGGCAAGGCCGTCCCCAAGATCGACGTCGCGGCTTACGATCGGGCGCTCGCGGGCTCGCCTTTCCTCTGGGACGATTATGAGAAGGGTGAGAAGATTGATCATATCGACGGCATGACCGTCGAAGAGGCGGAGCATCAGCTCGCCACGCGGCTCTATCAAAACAACAGCAAGGTGCATTTCAATCAGTTTTACGAATCGCAAGGGCGATTCGGCAAGCGCATCATCTACGGCGGCCACGTCATCTCAATGGCCCGCGCGATTTCCTTCAACGGGCTCGCCAACGCGTTTCACATCTCGGCGATCAACGGCGGAAAGCACGTCAATCCGCTCTTTTCCGGCGGGACGATCTTCGCGTGGAGCGAGGTGCTGGACAAGGCCGAGATTCCGGGGCGCGACGACATCGGCGCGTTGCGTTTACGCCTAGTTGCCGCGAGGGACAGGCCTTGCGCCGACTTTCCGCTCACCGGACCCGACGGCAAGCCCGACCCGTCCGTTCTGCTCGACCTCGATTACTGGGCGGTGATGCCGCGCTGA
- a CDS encoding LysR family transcriptional regulator, giving the protein MNLIAREIQRAHKSGESKIIIGPNIREKTARSEMSELRNFDLNLLVSFDVLMEELSVSRAAERMFVTQSAMSHALQRLRQQFGDPLLVRTPSGMRPTERALSLVGPVKALLRDAKGLIHAPDQFIAAESRQRFTMAATDYMDLLVAPLLMERIESTAPGVDIHVKRTEQPFPEQDLEYGELDVVLGFEAVLKPPSHLVREYLFDDRMVSVVRRGHPMARGEALTLDDYLAMKHVLISRTGTRFGVIDDWLAERGLSRRIALIVPHFLSAPLIVAQTEMELSLPERVANVFAASTPLSILTLPIDLPRYNLVMVWHPLREKDSSHRWFREQIISACRELASPRD; this is encoded by the coding sequence ATGAATCTAATCGCTCGCGAGATTCAGCGGGCGCATAAGAGCGGTGAGAGCAAGATCATCATCGGTCCCAACATTCGCGAGAAGACGGCGAGGAGCGAAATGTCGGAGCTGCGGAATTTCGATCTCAATCTTTTGGTCTCTTTCGATGTCTTGATGGAGGAGCTAAGCGTCTCCCGGGCTGCGGAACGAATGTTCGTCACGCAATCGGCCATGAGCCACGCGCTTCAGCGCTTGCGGCAGCAATTCGGCGACCCGCTGCTGGTTCGCACGCCAAGCGGCATGAGACCGACGGAGCGCGCGCTCTCCCTCGTTGGACCGGTCAAGGCCCTCTTACGCGACGCGAAAGGCCTGATCCATGCGCCGGATCAGTTCATCGCTGCGGAGAGCCGCCAGCGCTTCACCATGGCGGCGACGGATTACATGGACCTTCTGGTCGCGCCCTTGCTGATGGAGCGCATCGAGTCGACGGCTCCTGGCGTCGACATCCATGTCAAACGCACCGAACAACCATTTCCTGAGCAAGACCTTGAATATGGCGAGCTCGATGTTGTTCTCGGATTTGAGGCGGTCTTGAAGCCTCCGAGTCATTTGGTGAGGGAATATCTATTCGACGATCGCATGGTCTCTGTCGTGAGACGCGGGCACCCCATGGCCCGCGGGGAGGCGCTCACGCTCGATGACTACCTAGCCATGAAACACGTGCTGATCTCGCGAACCGGAACACGGTTTGGCGTCATCGACGATTGGCTCGCCGAACGAGGCCTGTCCCGTCGCATAGCGCTGATCGTTCCTCATTTTTTATCGGCGCCGTTGATTGTGGCGCAAACTGAGATGGAGCTGTCTCTGCCGGAGCGAGTCGCGAATGTTTTTGCGGCTTCGACGCCGTTGAGCATCCTCACCCTGCCCATCGACTTGCCCCGGTATAATCTCGTTATGGTGTGGCATCCGCTGCGCGAGAAGGATTCGTCGCATCGTTGGTTCCGTGAACAGATTATATCCGCCTGTCGCGAACTTGCCTCGCCGAGAGACTAG
- a CDS encoding DUF167 family protein, giving the protein MADPWIEERDGLALWLRLTPKGGRDALEGIETLADGRVVLKARVRSAPEDGRANAALIALLATALHAPKSAFTLVSGQTARLKKIHVAGDPASLKTALAQLLAQGPR; this is encoded by the coding sequence TTGGCTGATCCCTGGATCGAAGAGCGGGATGGCCTCGCCCTCTGGCTGCGGCTGACGCCCAAAGGCGGCCGCGACGCGCTGGAAGGGATCGAGACGCTCGCGGACGGGCGCGTGGTCCTGAAGGCGAGGGTTCGCTCGGCGCCGGAGGACGGGCGCGCCAACGCCGCCCTGATCGCTCTCCTCGCCACGGCGCTGCATGCGCCAAAAAGCGCGTTCACGCTCGTGTCGGGCCAGACGGCGCGCTTGAAGAAAATTCACGTCGCGGGGGATCCCGCGAGCCTCAAGACAGCGCTGGCGCAATTGCTGGCGCAAGGTCCACGCTGA
- a CDS encoding type II toxin-antitoxin system Phd/YefM family antitoxin has translation MSDESPSADGPGAGLKRVSSAEMAKRFSAYCDLALNAPIIVTKNGRDRLVVLSIDEFNFLRDFVERSGATGARDESRSGGSFVMAKKAVS, from the coding sequence GTGAGCGACGAATCTCCCTCCGCGGACGGCCCGGGCGCCGGGTTGAAGCGGGTGAGTTCGGCCGAGATGGCGAAGCGCTTCAGCGCCTACTGCGATCTTGCGCTGAACGCGCCTATCATCGTCACGAAGAATGGTCGTGACAGGCTCGTCGTTCTGAGCATCGACGAATTCAATTTTCTGCGCGACTTTGTCGAACGGTCGGGCGCGACAGGCGCAAGAGACGAATCGCGTTCCGGCGGCTCGTTCGTTATGGCGAAAAAAGCTGTCTCCTAA
- the ftsE gene encoding cell division ATP-binding protein FtsE: MLTFQNVGLRYGTGEETLKDLNFSLAPKSFQFLTGPSGAGKTTLLKLLMLSLKPTRGKIEVFGKDAATFDKPAVTEIRRRFGVVFQDFRLLDHLTLYENVALPLRVLGREEADYRAEVFELLRWVGLFERRYSPPSVLSGGEKQRAAIARAVIGRPELLIADEPTGNVDPPLARRLLRLFVELHKSGAAVVIATHDLDLMDQYEAARRLVLAEGRLHVYE; this comes from the coding sequence TTGCTCACATTCCAAAATGTCGGCCTGCGCTACGGGACCGGAGAGGAGACGCTCAAGGATCTGAATTTCTCCCTCGCGCCCAAATCCTTTCAGTTCCTTACAGGGCCGTCCGGGGCTGGCAAGACGACCCTCTTGAAGCTCCTCATGCTCTCGCTCAAGCCCACCCGAGGCAAGATTGAGGTGTTCGGCAAGGACGCCGCGACCTTCGACAAGCCGGCGGTGACCGAGATCCGCCGCCGCTTCGGCGTCGTCTTTCAGGATTTTCGCCTGCTCGACCATTTGACGCTCTACGAGAACGTGGCGCTGCCCCTGCGCGTTCTCGGACGCGAGGAGGCGGACTATCGCGCCGAGGTCTTCGAGCTCTTGCGCTGGGTCGGTCTTTTCGAGCGGCGCTACAGCCCGCCCAGCGTGCTCTCGGGAGGCGAGAAGCAGCGCGCGGCGATCGCGCGCGCGGTCATCGGGCGCCCCGAGTTGCTGATCGCCGACGAGCCGACGGGCAATGTGGATCCGCCGCTCGCGCGCCGCCTTCTGCGACTCTTCGTCGAGCTGCACAAGTCGGGCGCGGCCGTTGTCATCGCGACTCACGACCTCGATCTGATGGATCAATATGAGGCGGCGCGCCGCCTCGTGCTGGCGGAAGGGCGGCTGCATGTCTATGAGTGA